One genomic window of Streptomyces sp. WP-1 includes the following:
- a CDS encoding class I adenylate-forming enzyme family protein: MTTAPATLPAARRGRPVWTSRAGVPFPDLVPRAQRLAWVSEGLCPDADLYTLFTARVRAHPDRAALVDDTGTLTYAALGAEVRRIAALFARSGLAAEDVVALRLPDGRDAVAAELAVYALGAVALPLPPSGDDRDTRALLARSRARAAVLGSARQLPALADLPHLVTRYVPGPDHTDALGLHPPRPRAPEPWRPGPVDPYGPARILVSSGSETEPKMVAYSHHALAGGRARYVRALHPDPEVPPRHLVLVPLASSFGSLGTPVTLAVLGGTLIVPSRFDPADALRLIAEHRPTHLFAVPTMLRRIADLPARPGEDTSSLRAVVSSGAALPPAIATACHRRFGRPVVTVYGSSDGVNCHTAGESGPPGDSVGTPDPEVARIRITGPDGTPLPTGQRGQIEARGPMTPLCYVDSPELNARYRTHDGWVRTGDLGRLDEHGRLHVLGRLKRIVVRGGLNISLAEVEHGLGGHPSVAEAVCVPVPDPDLGERLCACVRPAPGAPAPTLDDLTAHLLAHGLGRRKHPELLLPVDEMPLGPTGKICYRTLTAWAARQRDGGRPGE; encoded by the coding sequence ATGACCACCGCCCCCGCCACCCTCCCCGCGGCCCGGCGCGGACGACCGGTGTGGACCTCACGCGCCGGCGTGCCCTTCCCCGACCTCGTGCCCCGGGCCCAGCGCCTGGCCTGGGTGTCCGAGGGCCTGTGCCCGGACGCCGATCTGTACACGCTGTTCACCGCCCGCGTCCGCGCACACCCGGACCGCGCCGCCCTGGTGGACGACACCGGGACGCTGACCTACGCGGCGCTGGGCGCCGAAGTCCGCCGTATCGCCGCCCTGTTCGCCCGCTCGGGCCTCGCCGCCGAGGACGTGGTGGCGCTGCGGCTGCCCGACGGACGCGACGCCGTGGCCGCCGAACTCGCCGTGTACGCGCTCGGCGCGGTCGCCCTGCCCCTGCCCCCGAGCGGCGACGACCGCGACACCCGGGCCCTGCTCGCCCGCTCCCGGGCCCGCGCCGCCGTCCTCGGCTCCGCCCGGCAGCTCCCGGCCCTCGCGGACCTTCCCCACCTGGTCACCCGGTACGTCCCCGGCCCGGACCACACCGACGCGCTCGGCCTGCACCCGCCCCGGCCCCGCGCCCCCGAGCCCTGGCGCCCGGGACCCGTCGACCCCTACGGGCCCGCCCGCATCCTGGTGTCGTCCGGCTCCGAGACCGAGCCCAAGATGGTCGCCTACAGCCATCACGCCCTCGCCGGCGGCCGGGCCCGCTACGTCCGCGCCCTGCACCCGGACCCCGAGGTGCCGCCCCGCCACCTCGTCCTCGTCCCGCTGGCCTCCTCCTTCGGCTCCCTCGGCACACCGGTCACCCTCGCCGTCCTCGGCGGCACCCTGATCGTGCCGTCACGGTTCGACCCGGCGGACGCGCTGCGACTGATCGCCGAGCACCGCCCCACCCATCTGTTCGCGGTACCCACCATGCTGCGCCGCATCGCCGACCTCCCGGCCCGACCGGGCGAGGACACCTCGTCGTTGCGCGCCGTCGTCTCCAGCGGCGCCGCCCTGCCACCGGCGATCGCGACGGCCTGCCACCGGCGCTTCGGCCGCCCGGTGGTGACCGTCTACGGCTCCTCCGACGGCGTCAACTGCCACACGGCGGGGGAGAGCGGGCCCCCGGGCGACAGCGTCGGCACCCCCGATCCCGAGGTGGCCCGTATCCGGATCACCGGCCCCGACGGCACCCCGCTGCCCACCGGACAGCGCGGCCAGATCGAGGCACGGGGCCCGATGACACCCCTGTGCTACGTCGACTCACCCGAGCTGAACGCCCGTTACCGCACCCACGACGGCTGGGTGCGCACGGGCGACCTCGGCCGCCTGGACGAGCACGGCAGGCTGCACGTCCTCGGCCGGCTCAAGCGCATCGTCGTACGCGGCGGCCTCAACATCAGCCTCGCCGAGGTGGAACACGGACTGGGCGGCCACCCGTCCGTCGCCGAGGCGGTCTGCGTCCCGGTGCCCGACCCGGACCTCGGGGAACGCCTGTGCGCCTGCGTCCGCCCGGCCCCCGGCGCGCCCGCGCCCACGCTCGACGACCTCACCGCCCATCTGCTGGCCCATGGCCTGGGCCGCCGGAAACACCCCGAACTCCTTTTGCCGGTGGACGAGATGCCACTCGGCCCCACCGGCAAGATCTGCTACCGGACGCTGACGGCGTGGGCGGCCCGGCAGCGGGACGGCGGGAGGCCGGGGGAGTGA
- a CDS encoding L,D-transpeptidase codes for MGASACGGGSGSDTVGGDAKAPGKSTASASPSPTKPAGPPMLLDTITPQSGTTVGVAMPISVVFTDPVAAKARAAVEKHMKVSASTPVAGAWHWFGDKRADWRPKTYWPSGTKVKIDADMKGVSNGAGRYGVRDYTHTFTIGDDVRADVSVTGHTMKVTRDGKLVRTLSINAGSPQYPTWNGTMAVIDKQEKVHMTSCSVGISCDKGSPNYYDLTLPWDVHLTQSGTYVHYSTGDPTPGGGSARGSHGCVHLSLSDAKWFYGQVKQGDPVTITGSSRAKADPDNGYADFNLDWGQWLAGSASGEGTTSAL; via the coding sequence ATGGGTGCGAGCGCCTGCGGCGGGGGCAGTGGCTCCGACACGGTCGGCGGTGACGCGAAGGCGCCGGGCAAGTCGACCGCGAGCGCCTCGCCTTCGCCGACGAAGCCTGCGGGTCCGCCGATGCTGCTGGACACGATCACCCCGCAGAGCGGTACCACGGTGGGCGTGGCCATGCCGATCTCGGTGGTGTTCACCGATCCCGTGGCGGCCAAGGCGCGGGCCGCGGTGGAGAAGCACATGAAGGTGAGCGCCTCCACCCCGGTGGCGGGCGCCTGGCACTGGTTCGGCGACAAGCGCGCCGACTGGCGGCCGAAGACCTACTGGCCCTCGGGTACGAAGGTGAAGATCGACGCCGACATGAAGGGCGTCAGCAACGGCGCCGGACGCTACGGCGTGCGCGACTACACGCACACCTTCACGATCGGCGACGACGTGCGCGCGGACGTCTCGGTCACCGGCCACACCATGAAGGTGACCCGCGACGGCAAGCTGGTGCGCACCCTGTCCATCAACGCGGGCAGCCCCCAGTACCCGACGTGGAACGGCACGATGGCCGTCATCGACAAGCAGGAGAAGGTCCACATGACCTCCTGCAGCGTCGGCATCAGCTGTGACAAGGGCAGCCCCAACTACTACGACCTGACCCTGCCCTGGGACGTGCACCTGACCCAGAGCGGTACGTACGTCCACTACTCCACCGGCGACCCCACGCCGGGCGGTGGCAGCGCCCGTGGTTCGCACGGCTGCGTCCACCTGTCCCTGTCGGACGCCAAGTGGTTCTACGGCCAGGTCAAGCAGGGCGACCCGGTGACCATCACCGGCTCGTCCCGCGCCAAGGCGGACCCCGACAACGGCTACGCGGACTTCAACCTGGACTGGGGCCAGTGGCTCGCGGGCAGCGCCTCCGGGGAGGGCACGACCTCGGCGCTGTGA
- a CDS encoding DUF664 domain-containing protein → MWCRTFLLHSPPRGEHDHLAPPAGAGPREYDRPPPNPETRPGPTERSEYRGTAHTGTAITPADAPLVWWPHGLLGAPHLHTLRDVLPHVITETACHAGRLDAARELLDGRRRLVLT, encoded by the coding sequence ATGTGGTGCCGCACCTTCCTCCTCCATTCGCCGCCCCGGGGAGAGCACGACCATCTCGCGCCCCCGGCCGGTGCGGGCCCCCGGGAGTATGACCGACCACCGCCGAATCCCGAAACGCGCCCCGGGCCGACCGAGCGGTCCGAATATCGGGGAACCGCTCACACGGGCACGGCGATCACCCCCGCCGACGCCCCACTGGTCTGGTGGCCCCACGGCCTCCTCGGCGCACCGCACCTGCACACCCTGCGCGACGTCCTGCCGCACGTCATCACCGAGACCGCGTGCCACGCCGGCCGTCTCGACGCGGCCCGCGAACTCCTCGACGGCCGCCGCCGGCTGGTCCTCACCTGA